From a single Lolium rigidum isolate FL_2022 chromosome 7, APGP_CSIRO_Lrig_0.1, whole genome shotgun sequence genomic region:
- the LOC124672549 gene encoding putative cyclin-dependent kinase F-2 encodes MATAAIRKRPATDQGPRVGGGGGKKPRYSWGSIADYEKLEVLGEGAHGLVIKALDRRTGKKVALKCLRGYDLRAIAREAGCLAACRGHPSILEILDVATDAETGDFFLVTELVAGGQTLRENIWRPSDENVARFMMRQLLDAANKMHGAGIVHRDIKPENVLVTMFGSLKVCDFGSATRQKPAGVPYESCRVGTLIYTSPEQLAGNRCYSQAVDMWALGCVMAEILSGDTLFVGETEEDMVAEMSKLRDQISSTGKLQGLEFFDELSEAGRELLLGLLAFNPDQRLTAAEALQHRWFNKSSASTGDTHSGFLTLFG; translated from the coding sequence ATGGCGACGGCCGCGATCCGCAAGCGCCCAGCGACGGATCAAGGGCCGcgcgtcggtggcggcggcggcaagaaGCCTCGCTACTCGTGGGGGAGCATCGCCGACTACGAGAAGCTGGAGGTGCTCGGAGAGGGCGCCCACGGCCTGGTGATCAAGGCGCTCGACCGCCGGACCGGCAAGAAGGTCGCCCTCAAGTGCCTCCGCGGCTACGACCTGCGCGCCATCGCCCGCGAGGCCGGCTGCCTCGCCGCCTGCCGCGGCCAcccgtccatcctagagatcctcGACGTGGCAACGGACGCCGAGACCGGggacttcttcctcgtcaccgaGCTCGTCGCCGGCGGCCAAACCCTCCGCGAGAACATCTGGAGGCCGTCGGACGAGAACGTGGCCCGCTTCATGATGCGCCAGCTCCTCGACGCGGCAAACAAGATGCACGGAGCCGGCATCGTACATCGCGACATCAAGCCGGAGAACGTCCTCGTCACCATGTTCGGGTCGCTCAAAGTCTGCGACTTCGGGTCGGCCACGCGGCAGAAGCCGGCCGGAGTGCCGTACGAGTCGTGCCGCGTCGGCACCTTGATctacacctcgccggagcagctcgCCGGAAACCGGTGCTACAGCCAGGCCGTCGACATGTGGGCGCTTGGGTGCGTCATGGCGGAGATCCTGTCCGGCGACACACTGTTCGTGGGGGAGACGGAGGAGGACATGGTCGCCGAGATGTCCAAGCTGCGGGACCAGATCAGCTCCACGGGGAAGCTGCAAGGCCTAGAGTTCTTCGACGAGCTTTCGGAAGCTGGACGCGAGCTCCTCCTCGGCCTGCTCGCCTTCAACCCGGACCAGAGGCTCACCGCGGCGGAAGCCCTCCAGCACCGCTGGTTCAACAAGTCCTCTGCTTCCACCGGAGACACGCACTCTGGCTTTCTCACTCTCTTCGGTTAA
- the LOC124678777 gene encoding uncharacterized protein LOC124678777 has product MYSAQMVIFSLSNSVYKPADMFRSFIMDPNMKQLQEALVDIETDAEQLLLARHQLVENDRMRNANREALTALWKRARTTKTSVPSPFEIIMKEMEGTSRKQLAKEICPTCGNHNPKEHTWLTFPGSDIFARVPLHVAHTVLDKDQELVDYDTKKLQSFVKEKSFVISEKGALADKISPGIVKSLVSLTDKTS; this is encoded by the exons ATGTACAGTGCACAGATGGTTATATTCTCATTAAGTAATTCAGTATATAAACCAGCTGACATGTTTCGCAGTTTTATCATGGATCCCAACATGAAGCAGCTCCAAGAGGCTCTGGTTGACATAGAAACAGACGCAGAACAACTTCTGCTGGCAAGGCATCAG CTAGTGGAGAATGATAGGATGAGGAATGCTAACAGGGAGGCCCTGACAGCCCTCTGGAAAAGAGCCAGGACAACTAAAACTAGCGTGCCATCTCCATTTGAAATCATAATGAAAGAGATGGAAGGAACCTCTCGCAAACAACTAGCAAAGGAGATATGCCCAACTTGTGGAAACCACAACCCCAAAGAACATACCTGGTTAACGTTTCCAGGGTCTGATATTTTTGCTCGTGTTCCACTTCATGTGGCACACACAGTTTTGGATAAAG ATCAAGAACTTGTAGACTACGACACCAAGAAGCTGCAAAGCTTTGTCAAGGAGAAATCATTTGTGATCTCGGAGAAAGGTGCCCTCGCGGACAAAATCAGCCCGGGCATCGTGAAATCCCTCGTCAGCCTTACAGATAAAACTAGTTAG